One region of Demequina sp. TMPB413 genomic DNA includes:
- a CDS encoding acetylxylan esterase, giving the protein MALFDLPLSELRTYQPQVREPADFDEFWTTTLAEARAIGGEVVLGETMRLAGVEVTDVTFPGFGGHPIKAWYARPAGATEPLPCIVEVSGYGGGRGLAIEHTLWPSAGYAYLFMDTRGQGGGWGNGGDTADPIGGGPASPGFMTRGIESPEQYYFRRVFTDAVRAVDAARELEGVDATRVMFKGGSQGGGITLAVAGLVPDLVAVMPDVPFMCHFERALTLVDTMPYGEIKKYLAVHRDRDEQVLNTLSYFDGVNLAKRAKAPSLWSVALMDDICPPSTGFAAFNWYGSQSAPDVAKQMEVYPYNGHEGGQMHQTAKQINFVARVLA; this is encoded by the coding sequence ATGGCTCTCTTTGACCTGCCACTTTCGGAACTGCGCACCTATCAGCCACAGGTCAGGGAACCGGCGGATTTCGACGAGTTCTGGACGACGACGCTGGCGGAGGCCCGCGCCATCGGCGGCGAGGTCGTTCTGGGTGAGACGATGCGCCTGGCGGGCGTCGAGGTCACCGACGTGACTTTCCCAGGCTTTGGCGGCCACCCCATCAAGGCGTGGTACGCCAGGCCCGCCGGCGCCACGGAGCCGCTTCCTTGCATCGTCGAGGTCAGCGGATACGGCGGAGGCCGTGGCCTCGCCATCGAACACACGCTGTGGCCCTCGGCTGGTTACGCGTACCTGTTCATGGACACTCGGGGTCAGGGTGGCGGTTGGGGCAATGGTGGTGACACGGCCGACCCGATCGGCGGAGGGCCCGCCAGTCCAGGCTTCATGACCCGTGGCATCGAGTCGCCCGAGCAGTACTACTTCCGGCGCGTTTTCACCGACGCCGTGCGCGCCGTCGACGCGGCGCGCGAGCTTGAAGGTGTCGATGCCACGCGGGTCATGTTCAAGGGAGGCTCTCAAGGCGGCGGCATCACACTCGCCGTAGCGGGCTTGGTGCCCGACCTCGTCGCCGTCATGCCAGACGTTCCCTTCATGTGTCACTTTGAGCGCGCACTGACACTCGTGGACACGATGCCTTACGGCGAGATCAAGAAGTACCTCGCCGTGCATCGCGACAGGGACGAGCAGGTACTCAACACGTTGTCGTACTTCGATGGCGTCAACCTCGCGAAGCGCGCGAAGGCGCCATCGCTCTGGTCAGTCGCACTGATGGACGACATTTGCCCGCCGTCAACGGGCTTCGCGGCCTTCAACTGGTACGGCAGCCAGTCGGCCCCCGACGTTGCCAAGCAGATGGAGGTCTACCCCTACAACGGCCACGAGGGTGGCCAGATGCATCAGACCGCCAAGCAGATCAACTTCGTGGCGCGGGTGCTCGCCTAG
- a CDS encoding Bax inhibitor-1/YccA family protein, whose amino-acid sequence MANPVFTNTKQFQSGSPVGFDPQAQQSGVIGFDDRMTYEGTIAKAASLFLLAAASAVVVGMLIPALTLPISLAAFVMSLVVAFGTRHEPKPVLMAITIALFGGAAGGMSVYYEAAYGGIIMQALIATAIVFASALTAYRMGWIRGSKKINKFLAIAVPAYVVFSLVNVAMVMFGGFNMREVEIGGLGVNLGLILSIFAIGIGALMLISDFDFVENGVIKGLPSKWEWSAAYGLVFAIIWIYIEMLRLLSYLRR is encoded by the coding sequence GTGGCCAACCCGGTCTTCACCAACACCAAGCAGTTCCAGTCTGGAAGCCCCGTCGGATTCGACCCCCAGGCGCAGCAGTCAGGCGTCATCGGCTTCGATGACCGGATGACGTACGAAGGCACGATCGCCAAGGCGGCGTCGCTGTTCCTGCTGGCCGCAGCGTCGGCCGTTGTTGTCGGCATGCTGATCCCGGCGTTGACCCTCCCGATCTCCCTTGCAGCGTTTGTGATGAGCCTCGTCGTGGCCTTTGGCACCCGTCACGAGCCCAAGCCGGTGCTCATGGCCATCACCATCGCCCTGTTCGGTGGCGCGGCCGGCGGAATGTCCGTGTACTACGAGGCGGCCTACGGCGGCATCATCATGCAGGCCCTCATCGCCACCGCGATCGTGTTCGCGAGCGCTCTGACCGCTTACCGCATGGGCTGGATCCGCGGTTCGAAGAAGATCAACAAGTTCCTCGCGATCGCGGTGCCCGCGTACGTGGTGTTCTCGCTCGTGAACGTCGCCATGGTCATGTTCGGCGGCTTCAACATGCGCGAGGTCGAGATCGGCGGGCTCGGCGTGAACCTCGGCCTCATCTTGTCGATCTTCGCCATCGGCATCGGCGCGCTCATGCTCATCAGCGACTTTGACTTTGTCGAGAATGGCGTGATCAAGGGACTGCCCTCGAAGTGGGAGTGGAGCGCCGCTTACGGCTTGGTCTTCGCGATCATCTGGATCTACATCGAGATGCTGCGTCTGCTGAGCTACTTGCGCCGCTAG
- a CDS encoding ABC transporter permease yields MTALLIDTRTLTGRSLRHILRSPDTIITTAVMPIAFMLLFVYVFGGAIDSGSESYVNYLLPGILLITIASGVSYTAYRLFLDVSGGIFERLRSMPIARSSMLWAHVLTSLVANLVSLAVVIIVAFAMGFRSGADAWAWLAVLGILVLFTVALTWLAVVAGLLAKTQDGAIAFSYPLIFLPFISSAFVPTATMPGPVRWFAENQPVTAIVNSVRGLLAQEPVGGEIWVASLWCTAILAGAILAAMAAYRRRTR; encoded by the coding sequence ATGACCGCACTGTTGATCGACACCCGCACCCTGACCGGCAGGTCTCTGCGCCACATTCTGCGCAGCCCCGACACCATCATCACGACCGCCGTGATGCCCATCGCCTTCATGCTGCTGTTTGTCTACGTCTTCGGCGGTGCGATCGATAGTGGCTCTGAGTCATACGTCAACTACCTCTTGCCAGGAATCCTCCTGATCACCATCGCATCGGGCGTCTCGTACACCGCGTACAGGCTCTTTCTCGACGTGTCGGGAGGCATCTTTGAGCGTCTGCGGTCCATGCCCATCGCTCGGTCTTCGATGCTCTGGGCACATGTCCTCACCTCGCTCGTGGCGAACCTTGTCTCCCTTGCCGTCGTCATCATCGTGGCGTTTGCCATGGGGTTCCGGTCAGGCGCCGACGCGTGGGCCTGGCTTGCCGTCCTTGGCATCCTCGTGCTCTTCACGGTCGCTCTCACGTGGCTCGCGGTGGTGGCGGGGCTGCTCGCCAAGACTCAGGACGGAGCGATCGCTTTCTCCTACCCGCTGATCTTCTTGCCGTTCATCAGCTCGGCCTTTGTGCCCACGGCGACCATGCCGGGGCCAGTCCGCTGGTTCGCCGAGAATCAACCGGTGACGGCAATCGTGAATTCCGTCCGGGGCCTGCTGGCTCAAGAGCCTGTTGGCGGGGAGATTTGGGTCGCCTCGTTGTGGTGCACAGCGATCCTCGCCGGCGCGATCCTCGCGGCGATGGCCGCGTATCGGCGGCGCACTCGCTAG
- a CDS encoding ABC transporter ATP-binding protein, with protein sequence MNAPATAIAVRDMAKSFGEVHVLRGVDLDVAAGSVFALLGSNGAGKTTLVKILSTLLASDAGKAVVNGFDVATKPADVRESISLTGQFAAVDPVLTGRENLVLVARLRHLDHPGQIADDLLARFALTDAGSRPASTYSGGMRRRLDIAMSLIGEPSVIFLDEPTTGLDPEARIEVWRTIRDLARGGTTVLLTTQYLDEAEQLADRIAILHEGHIIANGTLAELKALIPPAQVEYVEKQPSLEEIFLAIVGRGESAAIDENGDGGVRDAKEEQS encoded by the coding sequence ATGAACGCTCCAGCCACTGCGATCGCGGTGCGTGACATGGCGAAGTCGTTCGGGGAGGTGCACGTGCTCCGGGGCGTTGACCTCGATGTCGCCGCCGGCAGCGTCTTCGCCCTCCTCGGCTCAAACGGTGCCGGCAAGACAACGCTCGTCAAGATCCTGTCCACCTTGCTCGCGTCGGACGCGGGCAAGGCCGTCGTCAACGGCTTCGACGTGGCGACTAAGCCGGCCGACGTGCGCGAGTCGATCAGCCTGACCGGGCAATTCGCTGCGGTCGACCCAGTACTGACGGGGCGGGAGAACCTCGTGCTCGTCGCAAGACTCCGCCACCTCGATCATCCCGGCCAGATCGCCGACGACTTGCTCGCCCGATTTGCACTCACCGATGCGGGCTCAAGGCCAGCGTCGACCTACTCGGGAGGCATGCGTCGGCGGCTTGATATCGCGATGAGCCTCATTGGCGAGCCCTCGGTGATCTTCCTCGATGAGCCGACCACCGGGCTTGACCCGGAGGCGCGCATCGAGGTGTGGAGGACAATCAGGGACCTCGCGCGCGGCGGAACCACAGTGTTGCTCACCACTCAGTACCTGGACGAGGCCGAACAGTTGGCCGACCGCATCGCGATCCTCCACGAGGGCCACATCATCGCCAACGGGACGCTCGCGGAACTGAAGGCGCTGATCCCGCCGGCACAGGTCGAGTACGTCGAGAAGCAGCCGAGTCTTGAGGAGATCTTCCTCGCCATCGTCGGCAGGGGAGAGAGCGCAGCGATCGATGAGAACGGCGACGGCGGCGTCCGCGACGCCAAGGAGGAGCAGTCATGA
- a CDS encoding DUF1048 domain-containing protein yields MTSWIEKVTGSFEQKRQYKEYRARVKGLPAGYRETALALERYLMNIGPTGNGESLIAMLVDLADLLESSAAEGTPVRSVVGEDPVDFVETFMANYDGGSWIRKERARLTKAIEDAERREQR; encoded by the coding sequence ATGACCAGTTGGATCGAGAAGGTCACGGGATCGTTCGAACAGAAGAGGCAATACAAGGAGTACCGGGCGAGGGTGAAGGGGCTCCCGGCTGGCTATCGCGAGACGGCCCTCGCGCTCGAGCGATACCTGATGAACATCGGCCCCACAGGCAACGGCGAGAGCCTCATCGCGATGCTCGTCGACCTCGCCGACCTGCTCGAGTCGAGCGCGGCGGAGGGGACTCCCGTACGCAGCGTCGTCGGGGAAGATCCTGTCGACTTTGTCGAGACGTTCATGGCGAACTACGACGGCGGGAGCTGGATTCGCAAAGAGCGCGCCCGGCTCACAAAGGCGATCGAGGATGCCGAACGGCGGGAGCAGCGATGA
- a CDS encoding PadR family transcriptional regulator has product MGKQITEMLKGTLEGIVLAIIAAAPAYGYEITARLREQGFTDIAEGTIYALLVRIEQRGFVDVEKVPSEKGPPRKVYSLNANGRDYLDEFWRTWSFLSDRLGQLHQEGKPS; this is encoded by the coding sequence GTGGGCAAGCAAATCACCGAAATGCTCAAGGGGACCCTCGAGGGCATCGTCCTCGCGATCATCGCCGCAGCGCCGGCGTACGGCTACGAGATCACCGCCCGGCTGCGCGAACAAGGCTTCACGGACATCGCCGAAGGCACCATTTACGCGCTCCTCGTCCGCATCGAGCAGCGTGGCTTCGTCGACGTGGAGAAGGTGCCGTCGGAGAAGGGGCCGCCTCGCAAGGTGTACTCGCTTAACGCCAACGGGCGCGACTACTTGGACGAGTTCTGGAGGACGTGGAGCTTCCTCTCGGATCGACTTGGACAGCTCCACCAGGAAGGGAAGCCATCATGA
- a CDS encoding exopolyphosphatase, with protein MTRVAAVDCGTNSLRLLIADVTEGRLTDVVRTMTVVRLGQGVDKTGEFAADALDRTFAAVDEAAALCREHGVEATRFVATSATRDVRNRQQFLDGVSERLGVLPEVISGHEEAELSFRGATSVLDASHDAPYLVVDLGGGSTEVVLGTEHPESSHSMDVGCVRMTERHLVSDPPEPHEIGDAVRDIHAAIDAAFEGVPVERTRTLVGLAGSITTVTAHALGLHAYDRERINGAVLPIDAAMKACDELLHASRGSRAALGFMHPGRVDVIGAGALVWHTLMGRVRTAVHDAGGELPHVVTSEHDILDGIAFSAAELAH; from the coding sequence ATGACTCGCGTCGCTGCCGTTGACTGTGGAACCAACTCCCTGCGCCTCCTCATTGCCGATGTCACCGAGGGCAGACTGACCGACGTGGTGCGCACCATGACGGTGGTGCGGCTCGGGCAAGGCGTGGACAAGACGGGCGAGTTCGCGGCCGACGCTCTTGACAGGACCTTTGCTGCCGTTGACGAGGCCGCCGCGCTGTGCCGCGAGCATGGTGTCGAGGCCACGCGGTTCGTGGCGACCTCCGCCACCCGCGATGTTCGCAACCGGCAGCAGTTCCTCGACGGCGTGAGCGAGCGGCTCGGCGTGCTTCCCGAGGTCATTTCTGGACACGAGGAGGCCGAGTTGAGCTTCCGCGGCGCGACCTCCGTGCTCGACGCCAGTCACGACGCGCCGTACCTGGTGGTGGACCTCGGTGGGGGTTCGACGGAAGTGGTGCTCGGAACGGAACACCCTGAGTCTTCGCACTCCATGGATGTGGGGTGCGTGCGCATGACGGAGCGCCACCTCGTGTCTGACCCTCCAGAGCCGCACGAGATCGGCGACGCCGTCAGGGACATTCACGCGGCGATCGACGCTGCGTTCGAGGGAGTGCCCGTCGAGCGCACGCGCACCCTCGTGGGACTCGCAGGCTCGATCACCACGGTCACGGCCCACGCACTGGGGCTTCACGCCTACGACCGCGAGCGCATCAACGGCGCGGTGCTGCCGATCGATGCCGCCATGAAGGCTTGCGATGAGTTGCTTCACGCCTCACGCGGTTCGCGAGCGGCACTTGGCTTCATGCACCCTGGACGCGTCGATGTGATCGGCGCAGGGGCCTTGGTATGGCACACGCTCATGGGTCGGGTCCGCACCGCGGTGCACGATGCTGGCGGCGAGTTACCCCACGTGGTGACCAGCGAGCATGACATCCTCGACGGCATCGCCTTCTCCGCCGCAGAGCTGGCTCACTAG
- a CDS encoding DUF501 domain-containing protein, translating to MGRVSVAPEDIETLHAQLGRVPRGVVAVAARCVCGNPTVVKTAPRLPDGTPFPTLYYLTHPGAVAAASTLEATGTMRPMQERLGEDEQLAAAYRTAHERYLEERYAIEDVEELHGISAGGMPDRVKCLHVLVGHSLAAGPGVNPLGDEALALMSGTWRPDRCACDVPRASDPVAQRD from the coding sequence ATTGGGCGGGTGAGCGTCGCCCCTGAGGACATCGAGACCCTGCACGCGCAATTGGGTCGTGTGCCCAGGGGAGTGGTGGCCGTGGCGGCGCGATGCGTCTGTGGCAACCCCACCGTCGTCAAGACGGCTCCTCGCCTGCCTGACGGCACGCCGTTTCCCACCCTGTATTACTTGACGCACCCAGGCGCGGTCGCGGCGGCGTCGACTCTCGAGGCGACGGGAACGATGCGCCCCATGCAGGAGCGCTTGGGCGAGGACGAACAGTTGGCCGCCGCCTACCGCACGGCGCACGAACGCTATCTCGAGGAGCGCTACGCGATCGAGGACGTGGAGGAGCTCCACGGCATCTCGGCCGGAGGCATGCCTGACCGGGTGAAGTGCCTGCACGTGCTCGTGGGCCACTCCCTCGCGGCGGGCCCAGGGGTCAACCCTTTGGGAGACGAGGCGCTCGCGCTGATGTCCGGCACGTGGAGGCCAGACCGTTGTGCATGCGACGTGCCGAGGGCGAGCGACCCGGTCGCGCAGCGCGACTAG